One window from the genome of Paraclostridium sordellii encodes:
- a CDS encoding DUF1129 family protein, whose protein sequence is MSLSKEGEKFILDLNAYLVASGKNEEEIKEFIEQAEDHLELGEKEGKTVEDIFGCSPMEYAKSIEKELSFDKKSILSIGLLVLFFIFTWTFLNNLSETVPSYSLLEAVGIPIIFLLSISLVIYSFRKFAFDDQKLKVISLSVFVFQVLAFIVIGLISKDMPKVIILTDSLIKILVLLLLFISILVGIKSKSLIYTLLPFIMNLTGILNHTTSLNLNNESSLAFTILGILIFIVDTKFRTKEINK, encoded by the coding sequence ATGAGTCTATCAAAAGAAGGAGAAAAATTTATATTAGATCTTAATGCTTATTTAGTAGCCTCAGGCAAAAACGAAGAAGAAATTAAAGAATTTATAGAACAAGCAGAAGATCATCTAGAATTGGGAGAAAAAGAAGGAAAAACTGTAGAAGATATATTCGGATGTTCCCCTATGGAATATGCAAAATCAATTGAAAAAGAACTTTCCTTTGATAAAAAAAGTATTCTTTCAATAGGATTACTTGTTTTATTTTTTATTTTTACATGGACTTTTTTAAATAATCTGTCTGAAACAGTACCGTCTTATTCATTATTGGAAGCGGTTGGAATTCCAATTATATTCCTTTTATCTATATCATTAGTAATATATTCATTTAGAAAGTTTGCTTTCGATGATCAAAAACTTAAAGTAATTAGTTTATCAGTGTTCGTTTTTCAGGTTTTAGCATTTATCGTTATTGGTTTAATTTCAAAAGATATGCCAAAAGTAATTATACTTACAGATAGTTTAATAAAAATTTTAGTACTTTTACTTTTATTTATATCTATTTTAGTTGGAATTAAATCTAAATCATTAATTTATACTCTATTACCATTTATAATGAATTTAACTGGTATTTTAAATCATACAACAAGTCTAAACTTAAATAATGAAAGCTCCTTAGCATTTACTATACTTGGAATTTTAATATTTATAGTTGATACTAAATTTAGAACAAAAGAAATTAATAAATAA
- a CDS encoding Na/Pi cotransporter family protein: MSIFISLIGGLGLFLYGMNLMGEGLQKSTGPKLEKAIELLTSNVVMGVLVGAVVTGIIQSSGATTVMVVGFVNAGIMTLYQAIGVIMGANIGTTVTAQLVSFDASIFSSIALGIGIVLYMIGCKSKPNLKNISEILIGFGILFIGMEFMKDAVAPLSQYEGFRSLLASLANHPLLALLAGFAMTTCLQSSSASMGILIALSSQGLMPLAGALPILYGDNIGSCTTSLISSVGANKNAKRAALMHLCFNVIGTMLFMIVLNKPISMIVTYLDPTDTARQIANSHTLFNIINVILLLPFSKYIVKLVMLLIPDKKDEEDEYDSRITKYLDERMLETPSIAFGNTIRETLRMGNKAKKSFTCSMNALLERSEDDAKTTFEKEKILNEQQRKVLDYLIKLSNRTLDDKMRFSLDLLFHTVNDIERVGDLSENIAELAEVAIQNKTKISDSAKSELIDIYSKVLDAYELSLDAMKQNNSTLANDVLKIEDEVDALDKLYRAKHMNRLNSHSCSIDSGIMYLDLLTNLERISDHSASIAKRVIKINQTA; encoded by the coding sequence TTGTCTATATTTATAAGTCTTATTGGAGGCCTAGGATTATTCCTTTATGGAATGAACTTAATGGGTGAAGGTCTTCAAAAGTCAACAGGACCTAAACTAGAAAAGGCAATAGAACTTTTAACTAGTAATGTAGTTATGGGTGTTTTAGTAGGAGCTGTTGTTACAGGAATCATTCAAAGTAGTGGTGCAACTACAGTAATGGTAGTTGGATTTGTTAATGCAGGTATAATGACATTATATCAAGCAATTGGAGTTATAATGGGTGCAAACATAGGTACAACTGTAACAGCTCAGTTAGTATCTTTTGATGCTAGCATTTTCTCATCAATAGCACTTGGAATAGGAATAGTATTATATATGATTGGTTGTAAATCTAAACCAAATCTTAAAAATATATCAGAAATACTTATAGGTTTTGGTATCCTATTTATAGGTATGGAATTTATGAAAGATGCAGTTGCTCCTTTATCTCAGTATGAAGGCTTTAGAAGTTTATTAGCAAGCCTTGCAAATCATCCTTTATTAGCATTACTTGCTGGTTTTGCAATGACAACTTGTTTGCAAAGTTCAAGTGCATCTATGGGTATACTAATAGCTTTATCATCTCAAGGTTTAATGCCATTAGCTGGAGCATTACCAATATTATATGGTGATAATATTGGTAGTTGTACAACTTCACTTATATCAAGTGTCGGAGCAAATAAAAACGCTAAAAGAGCAGCATTAATGCATTTATGTTTTAATGTTATAGGAACTATGTTATTTATGATAGTACTTAATAAGCCTATTTCTATGATAGTTACTTATTTAGATCCAACAGATACAGCTAGACAAATAGCAAACTCTCACACATTATTTAATATAATTAATGTTATTTTATTACTACCATTCTCTAAATATATCGTTAAGTTAGTTATGCTACTTATACCCGATAAAAAAGATGAAGAGGATGAATATGATAGTCGTATTACAAAATACTTAGATGAAAGAATGTTAGAAACTCCATCTATCGCTTTTGGTAATACAATAAGAGAAACACTTAGAATGGGTAATAAAGCTAAAAAAAGTTTTACTTGTTCTATGAATGCGTTACTTGAAAGATCAGAAGATGATGCAAAAACAACTTTTGAAAAAGAAAAGATTTTAAATGAGCAACAAAGAAAAGTATTAGATTATTTAATTAAATTATCAAATAGAACTTTAGATGATAAAATGAGATTTTCACTTGACTTATTGTTCCATACTGTAAATGATATAGAAAGAGTTGGAGACTTGTCAGAAAATATAGCTGAGTTAGCTGAAGTAGCTATACAAAATAAAACAAAAATTTCAGATAGTGCTAAATCTGAATTAATAGATATATATAGTAAAGTTTTAGATGCTTATGAGCTTTCATTAGACGCAATGAAACAAAATAATAGTACTCTAGCAAATGATGTATTAAAAATAGAAGACGAAGTTGATGCTTTAGATAAATTATATAGAGCTAAACATATGAATAGATTAAATTCTCATTCTTGTAGTATTGATTCCGGTATTATGTATTTAGATTTATTAACTAATTTAGAAAGAATATCTGATCACTCTGCAAGTATAGCAAAAAGAGTTATAAAAATTAATCAAACAGCATAA
- a CDS encoding alkaline phosphatase family protein: MSRAVVISIDSLFTSDIKFLEELPNFKKILKNASIVKNINCIYPTLTYPCHTTIVSGVYPDKHGIGHNEKLELNEKMPEWYWYSKDIKCDTIIDLAKKNNITTSTILWPVTGGCKSDHNIAEIWTKDENEDHFKVYDNSCSKHLMKTVYPKYSHIINWNREPFLDEFGVSCAEDIIKEYKPELMLIHLAYLDHTRHQHGLYEKEVINCFPKYDEWIGRIIKALKEVKVYEDTNFIILGDHGQLEVNKLISPNIILKEKGLIDVDENGKIIDYKAICKSAGISTHIIVKDKGCISYLEDILKEMMEYEEFGIEKIFNKNELKKQYKLDCDAEFVLEGKPGIAFNNDVCGDISKSVDNSNYKYCLATHGHLPHKGDKPPFIAKGPSIKENVILNKGNLVDEAPTIMKIFNIDMKNIDGTAFDIIK, translated from the coding sequence ATGAGTAGAGCAGTAGTAATATCAATTGACTCTTTATTTACTAGCGACATAAAGTTTTTAGAAGAATTACCTAATTTTAAAAAAATATTAAAAAATGCATCTATAGTAAAAAATATAAACTGTATATATCCAACACTAACTTATCCATGTCACACTACTATAGTAAGTGGAGTATACCCAGATAAACATGGTATAGGGCATAATGAGAAATTAGAATTAAATGAAAAAATGCCAGAGTGGTATTGGTATAGTAAAGATATAAAATGTGATACTATTATAGATTTAGCTAAAAAAAATAATATAACTACATCAACTATATTATGGCCAGTTACTGGAGGTTGCAAATCAGATCACAATATAGCTGAAATATGGACTAAAGATGAAAATGAAGATCATTTTAAAGTATACGACAACAGTTGTAGCAAACATCTTATGAAGACTGTATATCCTAAGTATTCACATATAATAAATTGGAATAGGGAACCATTTTTAGATGAATTTGGGGTTAGTTGTGCAGAAGATATAATAAAAGAATATAAACCAGAGTTAATGTTAATTCATTTAGCCTACTTAGACCATACAAGACATCAGCATGGGCTTTATGAAAAAGAAGTTATAAATTGTTTTCCAAAATATGATGAGTGGATAGGACGAATAATAAAAGCCTTAAAAGAAGTTAAGGTGTACGAAGATACTAATTTTATAATACTTGGAGATCATGGACAATTAGAAGTAAATAAACTTATAAGTCCAAACATAATATTAAAAGAAAAAGGATTAATAGATGTAGATGAAAATGGAAAGATTATAGATTATAAAGCGATATGTAAATCTGCCGGGATTTCTACTCATATAATTGTAAAAGATAAAGGGTGCATAAGTTACTTAGAAGACATACTAAAAGAGATGATGGAGTATGAAGAATTTGGGATAGAAAAAATATTTAACAAAAATGAATTAAAAAAACAATATAAATTAGACTGTGATGCAGAGTTTGTGTTAGAAGGAAAGCCTGGTATAGCTTTTAATAATGATGTATGTGGTGATATAAGTAAGTCTGTGGATAATAGCAATTATAAATACTGTTTAGCAACACATGGACATCTTCCTCATAAAGGAGATAAACCTCCTTTTATAGCTAAAGGACCAAGTATAAAAGAAAATGTAATATTAAATAAAGGTAATTTAGTTGATGAAGCTCCTACAATAATGAAAATTTTTAATATAGATATGAAAAATATAGATGGAACTGCATTTGATATAATTAAGTAA
- a CDS encoding YitT family protein, producing MIRKQLRITYELIMIAIGALIVAMGLELILSPNGMVDSGTTALSVIIHSLTDIPMFILLLIFNIPILLFTSKSFDKMFLFKTLWANLCSSIFLYLLTPVPPVTTSEFLIVIYGGVALGLGAGIVIKFGGAIDGSEMLAIWANQKFKVPVSTFLMSINIIVLVITAIVFSIESAMFSLTIIYIMTKLVDLILDGFNQGRSIIVISNKSKEIGEHIINNLGISITYLEGYGGYLGKKSKVILCITDKFTYPTLKKNILEIDSNAIIETSYLADSHNIEKTSIEHVIRKKLIN from the coding sequence ATGATAAGAAAACAACTGAGGATAACTTATGAACTAATAATGATAGCTATAGGAGCTTTAATTGTAGCTATGGGACTTGAATTAATTTTATCTCCAAATGGAATGGTTGACAGTGGGACAACGGCTTTATCGGTAATAATACATTCCTTAACAGATATACCTATGTTTATATTGTTACTTATATTTAACATACCTATTTTACTATTTACATCAAAATCATTTGATAAAATGTTTTTATTTAAGACATTATGGGCAAATCTATGTTCTTCTATATTCTTATATTTATTAACTCCTGTACCACCTGTAACAACATCAGAATTTCTTATAGTTATTTATGGAGGAGTAGCACTTGGTCTTGGAGCAGGAATAGTTATTAAATTTGGAGGCGCAATAGATGGAAGTGAAATGTTAGCAATTTGGGCAAATCAAAAGTTTAAGGTACCTGTATCTACATTTTTAATGAGTATAAATATTATAGTTTTAGTTATAACTGCAATAGTATTTAGCATAGAAAGTGCTATGTTTTCATTGACTATTATATATATAATGACTAAACTTGTAGATCTTATACTAGATGGTTTTAACCAAGGAAGGTCTATAATTGTAATTTCTAACAAAAGTAAGGAGATAGGAGAACATATTATAAATAATCTTGGAATTTCAATAACTTATTTAGAAGGTTATGGTGGATATTTAGGTAAAAAATCTAAAGTTATATTATGTATAACTGATAAATTCACATATCCTACATTAAAGAAAAATATTTTAGAAATAGATAGTAATGCAATAATAGAAACTAGTTATTTAGCGGATAGTCACAATATAGAAAAAACTTCAATAGAGCATGTAATAAGAAAAAAATTAATAAATTAA
- a CDS encoding ABC transporter ATP-binding protein — MNKLEIVNLTKSYKHKNANENINLTLESGVYGLLGPNGAGKTTLMKQIATLKCPTSGKILYNGKDINSLDDKYREVVGYLPQDFDAYKNFSAKDFLLYIGALKGLRKDEAKIKTDKLLNLVGLYEVRNKAISKFSGGMKRRVGIAQALLNDPKVLILDEPTAGLDPQERARFRNLLSQIGKETIVILSTHIISDIESVAKETIMIKDGKVLLQGTHKEILDDMRGKVYSITVESEDEVYKIQNKYKVVNIQRGISDIELRVISEIEITDFKAKSIEPRFEDVYMFYFDLEDAREV; from the coding sequence ATGAATAAATTAGAAATTGTAAATTTAACTAAATCATATAAACACAAAAATGCAAATGAAAATATAAACTTAACACTAGAAAGTGGAGTTTATGGTTTACTTGGACCAAATGGAGCGGGAAAAACGACTTTAATGAAACAAATAGCTACACTTAAATGTCCAACTAGTGGAAAAATACTTTATAACGGAAAAGATATAAATTCTTTAGATGATAAATATAGAGAGGTAGTTGGATATTTACCACAAGATTTTGATGCATATAAAAACTTTAGTGCGAAGGACTTTTTATTATATATTGGAGCGCTTAAAGGATTGAGAAAAGATGAAGCTAAAATAAAAACGGACAAACTTTTAAATTTAGTAGGACTTTATGAGGTTAGAAATAAAGCTATTTCAAAATTTTCAGGCGGAATGAAAAGAAGAGTTGGTATAGCACAAGCACTTTTAAATGATCCTAAAGTACTTATACTAGATGAGCCAACAGCAGGGCTTGACCCTCAAGAAAGAGCTAGATTTAGAAATTTATTATCTCAGATAGGTAAGGAGACAATAGTAATTTTATCAACTCATATAATTTCGGATATAGAATCGGTTGCTAAAGAAACTATTATGATTAAGGATGGTAAAGTTTTACTTCAAGGAACACATAAAGAAATATTAGATGATATGAGAGGTAAGGTTTATAGTATAACAGTTGAAAGTGAAGATGAAGTTTATAAGATACAAAATAAATATAAAGTAGTTAACATACAACGTGGAATAAGTGATATAGAACTTAGAGTTATAAGTGAAATTGAAATAACAGATTTTAAAGCTAAGAGTATAGAGCCTAGATTTGAAGATGTTTATATGTTTTATTTTGACTTAGAAGATGCTAGGGAGGTATAA
- a CDS encoding PadR family transcriptional regulator has product MNSTQMLKGILQGCLLAIISEEEIYGYEMVKKLKKYGFDMVSEGSIYPLLIRMKKEDLVTTITKASASGPKRKYYLITDKGREQLLSFIKDWENLSLCVENLLKNNRNLQGR; this is encoded by the coding sequence ATGAATTCAACTCAAATGTTAAAAGGTATACTTCAGGGCTGCCTTCTTGCTATAATTTCAGAAGAAGAAATTTATGGTTATGAGATGGTAAAAAAGCTAAAAAAATATGGATTTGATATGGTTAGTGAAGGCAGTATATATCCTTTACTTATTAGAATGAAAAAAGAAGATTTAGTAACTACCATAACAAAAGCTTCTGCTAGTGGCCCTAAAAGAAAATATTATTTAATAACAGATAAGGGGCGTGAACAACTTTTATCGTTTATAAAAGATTGGGAGAATCTTTCATTATGTGTAGAGAATCTTTTAAAGAATAACAGAAATTTACAAGGGAGATGA